One region of Culex pipiens pallens isolate TS chromosome 2, TS_CPP_V2, whole genome shotgun sequence genomic DNA includes:
- the LOC120423754 gene encoding glucose dehydrogenase [FAD, quinone]-like isoform X1 — MAHQRGLTWIVAIVAIVPVLECLSFGSDNRTIGNYFDFTRFWGIHYGDPKLRRSYDYVIVGAGPAGSVLARRLSDDPKVTVLLLEAGKGELPIFTDIPLAAPNLQATDYNFAYESEVQSIGCQGLWDRKCSWPHGKGVGGSSIINYMIHTRGNRRDYDGWARAGNPGWSWDEILPYHIRSERANIRDFEDNGFHGQNGPLSVEDCPFRSKVAHAFVRSAQQAGYRYLDYNAGELIGVSYLQATTLRGTRVTSGTAYLAPIATRKNLHILTKAWATKVLIDPVSKEATGVLFSRNKKVFKVKANREVILSAGAFESAKLLILSGVGPANHLESLGIPVIQNLPVGEQLYEHPGTFGPVYLVKKPIDNFIQLDDNINLRNIIRYINGRGLFTTNSVESLMYIKTPVAESPDPGLPDVEIMQAFTSIDFDSGPGTATAFRLSNETYDGYFRPIRNVRSFMYLPLLLKPRTKGKLRLKSRNPFQHPRFEYQYFEDDRDLDALAYGIEEAIRVTSQPAFRELGVELYSRKVPGCEELEFNTHEYWRCHVRVLTATFHHQVATCKMGPPTDPEAVVDARLRVYGVGRLRVVDIGIVPDPPAAHTAAVAYGIGEKAADMIREDFAAGATGSRIHKAIHSDGFGGRADIPIEFEAQRMFGRIVGPRPFDESAFVRITRFRREVGSFNGSLSEQDQGILDEDNKV; from the exons ATGGCGCATCAGCGTGGTTTGACGTGGATCGTTGCGATTGTCGCAATCGTACCAGTTTTGGAGTGTCTTTCCTTTGGCAGTGACAATAGGACGATCGGGAATTATTTCGATTTCACGCGCTTCTGGGGCATCCACTATGGCGATCCAAAGCTTCGCCGCAGCTACGATTACGTCATTGTGGGTGCTGGTCCAGCGGGATCGGTGCTGGCAAGGCGCCTAAGTGACGACCCCAAAGTGACCGTCCTGCTACTGGAAGCTGGCAAGGGAGAACTACCCATCTTCACGGATATTCCACTTGCAGCTCCGAATCTCCAAGCCACAGACTACAACTTTGCGTACGAAAGTGAAGTGCAATCGATCGGATGTCAGGGCTTGTGGGATCGAAAGTGCAGTTGGCCCCACGGCAAGGGCGTCGGAGGATCGTCGATCATCAACTACATGATCCACACCCGCGGAAATCGAAGAGATTACGATGGGTGGGCTCGAGCCGGAAATCCCGGCTGGAGCTGGGACGAGATCCTTCCCTACCACATCCGATCGGAACGAGCCAACATCCGAGACTTCGAAGACAACGGATTCCACGGCCAAAACGGGCCTTTGTCAGTGGAAGATTGTCCGTtcag GTCAAAAGTGGCGCACGCATTCGTTCGCAGTGCCCAGCAGGCAGGCTATCGATATCTGGACTACAACGCGGGCGAACTTATCGGCGTGTCGTATCTGCAGGCCACAACGCTGCGAGGCACGCGGGTCACCAGCGGGACAGCGTACTTGGCCCCGATAGCGACGCGCAAGAATCTGCACATTCTGACAAAGGCTTGGGCCACCAAGGTGTTGATCGATCCCG TTTCCAAGGAAGCCACCGGAGTGCTATTCTCGAGAAATAAGAAGGTCTTCAAGGTGAAGGCCAACCGGGAAGTCATCCTGTCTGCTGGAGCTTTCGAAAGTGCCAAACTGCTCATACTGTCTGGAGTGGGGCCTGCCAACCATCTGGAAAGCTTGGGAATACCGGTCATTCAGAATCTTCCAGTCGGAGAGCAGTTGTACGAACATCCGGGAACCTTCGGTCCAGTCTACCTAGTCAAGAAGCCCATCGACAACTTCATCCAGCTGGACGACAACATCAACCTGCGTAACATTATCCGTTACATAAACGGGCGAGGACTCTTCACAACCAATTCGGTGGAGAGCTTGATGTACATCAAGACCCCGGTAGCGGAAAGTCCCGATCCCGGTCTCCCGGACGTCGAAATCATGCAAGCTTTCACGTCGATTGATTTCGATTCCGGTCCAGGCACTGCCACGGCGTTCCGACTGTCCAACGAAACGTACGACGGCTACTTCCGTCCGATTCGCAACGTGCGATCGTTCATGTACCTTCCGCTGCTGTTGAAGCCCAGGACGAAGGGAAAGCTGCGGCTGAAGTCACGGAATCCCTTCCAGCATCCCCGATTTGAGTATCAGTACTTTGAGGATGATCGCGACCTGGATGCTCTGGCGTATGGAATTGAGGAAGCGATTCGAGTGACCTCACAGCCAGCATTTCGTGAGCTTGGTGTTGAGTTGTACTCGCGAAAGGTACCAGGCTGCGAGGAGCTCGAATTCAACACCCACGAGTATTGGCGATGCCACGTGCGGGTTCTGACTGCGACTTTCCATCATCAG GTCGCCACCTGCAAAATGGGCCCACCAACGGATCCGGAAGCCGTTGTAGACGCCCGGCTTCGTGTCTACGGCGTTGGTCGGCTACGCGTGGTCGACATCGGAATCGTGCCGGATCCTCCGGCGGCGCATACGGCCGCAGTGGCGTACGGTATCGGTGAGAAAGCGGCCGATATGATAAGGGAAGATTTTGCGGCAGGTGCTACCGGAAGTCGGATTCACAAAGCTATCCATAGTGACGGGTTTGGTGGGAGGGCTGATATTCCGATAGAGTTTGAGGCGCAGCGGATGTTTGGTAGAATTGTTGGTCCAAGGCCGTTTGATGAGAGTGCGTTTGTGAGGATAACGCGGTTTAGGAGGGAGGTTGGTAGCTTTAATGGGTCGCTAAGTGAG
- the LOC120423734 gene encoding glucose dehydrogenase [FAD, quinone]-like: MGFCIILALVSILIDYAFAEPAIDFTQFFGYNYGNPQLQSSYDYIIVGAGPAGSVLANRLSEHPEVTVLLLEAGKSELPLITNLPIVAVPLQATEYNFGYESEVQKYGCHGLRDRKCNWPHGKGVGGSTIINSMIYTRGGHRDYDDWARAGNPGWSWAEMLPYHIKAERANLRDFGGNGFHGVNGSLSVEDCSFRSNIAPVFVRAAQQAGYRYLDYNAGELIGVSYLQSNTDRGARVTSGTAYLVPVVSRKNLHVLTKSWVTKVLINHDSKQAKGVKFTRNRKVFSVKANREVILSAGAFESAKLLMLSGVGPANHLTSLEIPVIMDLPVGELLYEHPAVFGPVYLLQKPTDSYVQLDDNLKLRNYLEYLRGQGVFTTNTVESLLYVKTPVAESSDPGVPDIEIMQTFTSMDYDSSPASKLAFRLTNETYDGYFRPIRNIRSFQYVPILLKSRTKGKLRLKSRNPFHHPRFEYQYFEDDRDLDALAYGIEEAIRVTSQPAFRELGVELYSQNVPGCEEFEFNTHEYWRCHVRVLTATVHHQVATCKMGPPTDPEAVVDARLRVYGVGRLRVVDIGIVPEPPAAHTAAVAYGIGERAADMIKEDYRTGITGIQIDKIV, encoded by the exons aTGGGGTTTTGCATAATTCTAGCGTTAGTTTCAATATTAATTGATTATGCTTTCGCGGAACCCGCTATCGACTTCACCCAATTTTTCGGCTACAATTACGGCAATCCACAGCTGCAATCAAGCTACGACTACATAATTGTTGGAGCCGGCCCTGCCGGTTCAGTACTAGCAAATCGCTTATCTGAACACCCCGAGGTCACCGTGCTTCTACTGGAGGCTGGTAAAAGTGAGCTACCCTTGATCACCAATCTGCCAATTGTGGCAGTCCCCCTGCAGGCCACGGAGTACAATTTCGGGTACGAGAGTGAAGTGCAAAAGTACGGCTGTCATGGTTTGCGCGACAGGAAGTGCAACTGGCCGCACGGGAAGGGCGTCGGGGGTTCTACAATCATCAACTCGATGATCTACACGCGGGGAGGTCACCGAGACTACGACGACTGGGCCAGGGCTGGTAATCCAGGCTGGAGCTGGGCCGAGATGCTGCCGTATCACATCAAGGCAGAACGGGCGAATTTACGGGACTTTGGCGGCAACGGATTTCATGGAGTCAATGGTTCGTTGTCGGTTGAAGACTGTTCGTTTAG aTCAAATATTGCTCCGGTTTTCGTTCGCGCTGCTCAACAGGCTGGTTATCGGTATCTGGATTACAACGCCGGTGAACTCATCGGCGTTTCGTACCTGCAGTCTAACACAGATCGAGGTGCTCGGGTCACCAGCGGTACGGCATACCTCGTTCCGGTTGTATCTCGCAAGAATCTCCACGTACTGACCAAGTCTTGGGTTACAAAAGTATTGATTAATCATG ATTCTAAACAAGCCAAAGGAGTGAAGTTCACGAGAAACAGGAAGGTATTCTCGGTGAAGGCCAATCGAGAGGTCATTCTATCAGCCGGTGCTTTCGAAAGTGCAAAACTTCTCATGCTTTCCGGTGTGGGACCTGCTAACCACTTGACTAGCTTGGAAATACCGGTCATCATGGATCTCCCAGTGGGTGAGCTACTGTACGAACACCCAGCTGTGTTTGGTCCCGTATATCTTCTCCAAAAACCTACGGACAGCTATGTTCAACTGGACGATAACCTCAAACTGAGAAACTATCTTGAGTACTTAAGAGGCCAAGGAGTTTTCACAACCAACACCGTCGAAAGTCTTTTGTACGTCAAAACTCCCGTAGCGGAAAGTTCCGATCCAGGAGTTCCGGATATCGAAATCATGCAAACTTTTACCTCCATGGATTACGACTCCAGCCCTGCATCAAAATTAGCTTTCAGACTCACAAACGAAACTTACGACGGCTACTTCCGTCCGATTCGCAACATACGATCGTTCCAGTATGTGCCAATATTGCTCAAATCTAGAACTAAGGGAAAGCTGCGTTTGAAGTCACGCAATCCCTTCCATCACCCCCGGTTTGAGTATCAATACTTTGAGGACGATCGCGACCTGGATGCGTTGGCGTATGGAATTGAGGAAGCGATTCGAGTGACCTCGCAGCCAGCATTTCGTGAACTTGGCGTTGAGTTGTACTCCCAAAATGTACCAGGCTGCGAGGAGTTCGAATTCAACACCCACGAGTATTGGCGATGCCACGTGCGCGTTCTGACCGCAACTGTTCATCATCAG GTCGCCACCTGCAAAATGGGTCCTCCAACGGATCCGGAAGCTGTTGTGGATGCCCGGCTGCGAGTGTACGGTGTGGGGCGACTTCGTGTGGTAGACATTGGGATCGTGCCGGAACCTCCGGCGGCCCATACGGCCGCGGTTGCTTACGGCATAGGAGAAAGAGCCGCAGACATGATCAAGGAAGATTACCGAACGGGGATCACTGGTAtacaaattgataaaattgtctGA
- the LOC120423754 gene encoding glucose dehydrogenase [FAD, quinone]-like isoform X2 encodes MLRPKYDYVIVGAGPAGSVLANRLTEDPKVTVLVLEAGKSELPLVTNVPLTTAFLQATDYNFGYESEVQRFGCQGLRDRKCNWPHGKGVGGSTIINSMIYTRGGQRDYDGWALAGNPGWSWAEMLPYHVKIERENVRDFGNNGFHGKNGSVSVEDCPFRSKVAHAFVRSAQQAGYRYLDYNAGELIGVSYLQATTLRGTRVTSGTAYLAPIATRKNLHILTKAWATKVLIDPVSKEATGVLFSRNKKVFKVKANREVILSAGAFESAKLLILSGVGPANHLESLGIPVIQNLPVGEQLYEHPGTFGPVYLVKKPIDNFIQLDDNINLRNIIRYINGRGLFTTNSVESLMYIKTPVAESPDPGLPDVEIMQAFTSIDFDSGPGTATAFRLSNETYDGYFRPIRNVRSFMYLPLLLKPRTKGKLRLKSRNPFQHPRFEYQYFEDDRDLDALAYGIEEAIRVTSQPAFRELGVELYSRKVPGCEELEFNTHEYWRCHVRVLTATFHHQVATCKMGPPTDPEAVVDARLRVYGVGRLRVVDIGIVPDPPAAHTAAVAYGIGEKAADMIREDFAAGATGSRIHKAIHSDGFGGRADIPIEFEAQRMFGRIVGPRPFDESAFVRITRFRREVGSFNGSLSEQDQGILDEDNKV; translated from the exons ATGTTGCGGCCCAAGTACGACTACGTCATCGTTGGGGCAGGTCCAGCGGGGTCAGTTCTGGCTAACCGGCTTACTGAGGATCCCAAAGTGACCGTCCTAGTTTTGGAGGCTGGCAAAAGTGAACTTCCGTTGGTCACAAATGTTCCGCTGACCACTGCGTTCCTGCAGGCAACGGATTACAATTTCGGATATGAAAGTGAGGTGCAACGGTTTGGATGTCAGGGGCTGAGGGATAGAAAGTGCAACTGGCCGCACGGGAAGGGCGTTGGAGGTTCTACCATCATCAACTCGATGATCTACACGAGGGGAGGGCAGCGGGACTACGATGGTTGGGCGCTGGCTGGGAATCCTGGCTGGAGCTGGGCCGAAATGCTGCCTTATCATGTGAAGATTGAACGAGAGAATGTTCGTGATTTTGGAAACAACGGATTTCACGGCAAGAATGGATCGGTATCCGTCGAAGATTGCCCGTTCAG GTCAAAAGTGGCGCACGCATTCGTTCGCAGTGCCCAGCAGGCAGGCTATCGATATCTGGACTACAACGCGGGCGAACTTATCGGCGTGTCGTATCTGCAGGCCACAACGCTGCGAGGCACGCGGGTCACCAGCGGGACAGCGTACTTGGCCCCGATAGCGACGCGCAAGAATCTGCACATTCTGACAAAGGCTTGGGCCACCAAGGTGTTGATCGATCCCG TTTCCAAGGAAGCCACCGGAGTGCTATTCTCGAGAAATAAGAAGGTCTTCAAGGTGAAGGCCAACCGGGAAGTCATCCTGTCTGCTGGAGCTTTCGAAAGTGCCAAACTGCTCATACTGTCTGGAGTGGGGCCTGCCAACCATCTGGAAAGCTTGGGAATACCGGTCATTCAGAATCTTCCAGTCGGAGAGCAGTTGTACGAACATCCGGGAACCTTCGGTCCAGTCTACCTAGTCAAGAAGCCCATCGACAACTTCATCCAGCTGGACGACAACATCAACCTGCGTAACATTATCCGTTACATAAACGGGCGAGGACTCTTCACAACCAATTCGGTGGAGAGCTTGATGTACATCAAGACCCCGGTAGCGGAAAGTCCCGATCCCGGTCTCCCGGACGTCGAAATCATGCAAGCTTTCACGTCGATTGATTTCGATTCCGGTCCAGGCACTGCCACGGCGTTCCGACTGTCCAACGAAACGTACGACGGCTACTTCCGTCCGATTCGCAACGTGCGATCGTTCATGTACCTTCCGCTGCTGTTGAAGCCCAGGACGAAGGGAAAGCTGCGGCTGAAGTCACGGAATCCCTTCCAGCATCCCCGATTTGAGTATCAGTACTTTGAGGATGATCGCGACCTGGATGCTCTGGCGTATGGAATTGAGGAAGCGATTCGAGTGACCTCACAGCCAGCATTTCGTGAGCTTGGTGTTGAGTTGTACTCGCGAAAGGTACCAGGCTGCGAGGAGCTCGAATTCAACACCCACGAGTATTGGCGATGCCACGTGCGGGTTCTGACTGCGACTTTCCATCATCAG GTCGCCACCTGCAAAATGGGCCCACCAACGGATCCGGAAGCCGTTGTAGACGCCCGGCTTCGTGTCTACGGCGTTGGTCGGCTACGCGTGGTCGACATCGGAATCGTGCCGGATCCTCCGGCGGCGCATACGGCCGCAGTGGCGTACGGTATCGGTGAGAAAGCGGCCGATATGATAAGGGAAGATTTTGCGGCAGGTGCTACCGGAAGTCGGATTCACAAAGCTATCCATAGTGACGGGTTTGGTGGGAGGGCTGATATTCCGATAGAGTTTGAGGCGCAGCGGATGTTTGGTAGAATTGTTGGTCCAAGGCCGTTTGATGAGAGTGCGTTTGTGAGGATAACGCGGTTTAGGAGGGAGGTTGGTAGCTTTAATGGGTCGCTAAGTGAG
- the LOC120423735 gene encoding glucose dehydrogenase [FAD, quinone]-like, protein MSGFTSGSICFVLLTLITGSHSQLLSYLTKLGKHGNQTLGDFIDFSKYFGMAYGDPEPVLQNEYDYIVVGAGPAGCVLANRLSEDPTVSVLLLELGKSEISTIQTVPGAVSFQPSTNYNFGYLTEPQRGACLAMEGRRCAWHAGRGLGGSTIINVMVYTRGNRREFDAWNLTGWSYDEVLPYYEKVENAKIRDFDEIRGTGGYLPVENSPYRTKLVDAFVESGQQFGLPFLDYNGKEQSGISYAQFTMKQGKRWSAGRAYLNSIQNRQNLHVLTKAWATKVLIDEAAKTASGVEYTRNKQTFRVAAKREVILSAGTFGSAKLLLLSGIGPNNHLSELGIKIIQDLPVGQTLYDHPGVLGPLFTVNKTIDDNINFETMINFNNAVQYMFGVGPLTIPITEGISFIKTPVSEHPDPSIPDVEIMQFAAALPVDSSPSVQRFFNLNNKTMEAFVKPLFNKRSFMYFPVLLHSRTKGSLTLKSTNPYHHPNFHYQYFDDDRDLQALVHGIKTALAITAQKPFRELGVELYRTKVPGCERYAIENDDYWRCYVRTMTTSVWHYVGTCKMGNDSDQSAVVDERLRVRGLRKLRVVDASVIPVAPLGHTSAYVYMIGEKAADMIKEDNGSFVS, encoded by the exons ATGAGTGGATTCACGAGTGGATCAATTTGCTTCGTTCTGCTGACTTTGATTACCGGCAGTCATAGCCAGTTACTATCATACCTTACAAAGCTAGGAAAGCATGGAAATCAAACTTTGGGAGATTTCATTGACTTCTCCAAATACTTCGGAATGGCGTACGGCGACCCTGAACCAGTTCTTCAAAACGAATACGATTACATAGTCGTCGGTGCTGGTCCTGCCGGGTGTGTCCTGGCCAATCGCCTGTCAGAAGATCCCACCGTCTCAGTGCTTCTGCTAGAGTTGGGGAAATCGGAAATCTCAACAATTCAAACCGTGCCCGGTGCCGTCTCGTTCCAACCATCGACAAACTACAACTTTGGATATCTTACGGAGCCCCAGCGAGGAGCGTGTTTGGCGATGGAAGGTCGCCGGTGTGCCTGGCATGCCGGACGTGGACTTGGTGGTTCCACCATCATCAACGTGATGGTTTATACGAGAGGGAATCGAAGGGAGTTTGACGCGTGGAACCTGACCGGTTGGAGCTACGACGAAGTGCTCCCGTACTACGAGAAGGTTGAAAATGCAAAGATTCGGGACTTTGATGAGATACGCGGTACAGGTGGTTATCTGCCGGTAGAGAACTCTCCGTACAGAACGAAATTGGTTGATGCGTTCGTTGAGAGTGGTCAACAGTTTGGTCTACCATTCCTGGATTACAACGGTAAGGAACAGTCCGGGATATCTTACGCTCAGTTCACGATGAAACAGGGGAAGCGATGGTCCGCTGGTAGAGCGTACTTGAACTCGATCCAGAATCGTCAAAATCTGCACGTGCTGACCAAAGCTTGGGCAACCAAAGTGCTGATTGATGAAGCAGCAAAAACGGCATCCGGTGTCGAGTACACAAGAAATAAACAAACTTTTAGAGTTGCAGCTAAACGGGAGGTGATTCTCTCGGCTGGGACGTTTGGTAGTGCAAAGCTGTTGTTGTTATCTggcataggaccaaacaatcaTCTGTCTGAGCTAGGaataaaaattattcaggaCTTACCTGTTGGCCAGACTCTGTATGATCATCCTGGAGTGCTAGGACCACTGTTTACCGTAAACAAAACTATCGACGATAAcatcaattttgaaacaatgataaattttaacaaTGCAGTACAATACATGTTTGGAGTCGGGCCATTAACAATCCCCATTACTGAAGGTATATCTTTCATAAAGACTCCCGTCTCAGAACATCCAGATCCATCAATACCAGATGTAGAAATAATGCAATTTGCTGCTGCACTGCCAGTTGATTCCAGTCCTTCAGTACAGCGTTTCTTCAACCTCAACAACAAAACCATGGAAGCGTTCGTAAAGCCCCTATTCAACAAAAGGTCCTTCATGTACTTCCCGGTGCTTTTGCACTCCCGTACGAAGGGGTCGTTGACTCTGAAGTCCACCAATCCCTACCACCATCCCAACTTTCACTATCAATACTTCGACGACGATCGCGATCTGCAAGCGTTAGTTCACGGAATCAAAACGGCATTAGCGATTACCGCCCAGAAGCCTTTTCGGGAACTTGGCGTAGAGCTATACCGGACAAAGGTTCCCGGCTGCGAGCGTTACGCCATCGAGAATGACGACTACTGGCGCTGCTACGTGCGGACCATGACCACGTCGGTGTGGCATTAT GTCGGAACCTGCAAAATGGGCAACGATTCAGATCAAAGTGCTGTTGTAGATGAGCGATTGAGGGTACGGGGGCTCCGGAAGCTGCGAGTTGTGGATGCCAGTGTCATTCCGGTTGCCCCGTTGGGACACACTTCAGCTTATGTTTACATGATTGGAGAGAAGGCCGCCGATATGATCAAGGAGGACAACGGTTCGTTTGTTAGCTGA